The following are encoded together in the Pseudomonas sp. IB20 genome:
- a CDS encoding Orn/Lys/Arg family decarboxylase has protein sequence MYKDLKFPVLIVHRDIKADTVAGDRVRGIARELEQEGFSIFSAVDYAEGRLVASTHHGLACMLIAVEGAGENTHLLQNMVELIRLARVRAPNLPIFALGEQVTLENAPADAMSELNQLRGILYLFEDTVPFLARQVARAARTYLDGLLPPFFKALVQHTADSNYSWHTPGHGGGVAYRKSPVGQAFHQFFGENTLRSDLSVSVPELGSLLDHTGPLAEAEARAARNFGADHTFFVINGTSTANKIVWHSMVGRDDLVLVDRNCHKSVLHSIIMTGAIPLYLCPERNELGIIGPIPLSEFSPESIRAKIDASPLTRGRPTKVKMAVVTNSTYDGLCYNAELIKQQLGNSVEVLHFDEAWYAYAAFHEFFAGRYGMGTSRTPDSPLVFTTHSTHKLLAAFSQASMIHVQDGGARQLDRDRFNEAFMMHISTSPQYSIIASLDVASAMMEGPAGRSLLQEMFDEALSFRRALANLRQHIAAEDWWFSIWQPPSVAGIDRVVTADWLLHPQDDWHGFGDVAEDYVLLDPIKVTLVMPGLSADGALSDCGIPAAVVSKFLWERGLVVEKTGLYSFLVLFSMGITKGKWSTLLTELLEFKRSYDANVSLASCLPSVFAQGPARYQGLGLRNLCDQLHGCYRGNATAKHLKRMYTVLPEIAMKPADAYDQLVRGEVEAVSIDALPGRIAAVMLVPYPPGIPLIMPGERFTESTRSIIDYLAFARTFDSSFPGFVADVHGLQHEDDGNGRCYTVDCIKG, from the coding sequence ATGTACAAAGACCTGAAGTTCCCTGTTCTTATCGTACATCGCGACATTAAGGCCGATACCGTTGCCGGTGATCGGGTTCGAGGCATCGCCCGAGAGCTGGAACAAGAGGGTTTCAGTATTTTTTCCGCCGTGGACTACGCCGAAGGGCGGCTGGTGGCTTCTACCCATCACGGCCTAGCGTGCATGTTGATCGCTGTCGAAGGCGCCGGGGAAAATACCCACCTGCTGCAAAACATGGTCGAACTGATCCGCCTGGCGCGGGTGAGGGCGCCCAACCTGCCTATCTTTGCCCTGGGCGAGCAAGTCACCCTGGAAAATGCGCCGGCCGATGCCATGAGCGAACTCAACCAACTGCGCGGCATTCTTTATTTGTTCGAAGACACCGTGCCGTTTCTGGCTCGGCAAGTCGCTCGCGCGGCGCGCACTTACCTTGATGGCTTGTTGCCGCCGTTCTTCAAAGCCTTGGTGCAACACACCGCCGACTCCAACTACTCGTGGCACACACCCGGCCATGGCGGCGGCGTGGCGTATCGCAAGAGCCCGGTAGGGCAGGCATTTCATCAGTTCTTCGGTGAAAACACCTTACGTTCTGACTTGTCCGTTTCAGTGCCGGAACTGGGCTCGCTGCTCGATCACACCGGGCCGTTGGCGGAAGCCGAAGCCCGCGCCGCGCGTAACTTTGGCGCCGATCACACGTTTTTTGTGATCAACGGCACCTCGACCGCCAACAAGATCGTCTGGCACTCCATGGTCGGCCGCGACGACTTGGTGCTGGTCGACCGCAACTGCCACAAGTCGGTGTTGCACTCGATCATCATGACCGGCGCGATCCCGCTGTACCTGTGCCCGGAACGCAATGAACTGGGGATCATCGGCCCGATTCCCTTGAGTGAGTTCAGCCCCGAGTCGATCCGCGCCAAGATCGATGCCAGCCCCTTGACCCGTGGCCGGCCAACCAAAGTGAAGATGGCGGTGGTCACCAATTCCACCTACGACGGCCTGTGCTACAACGCCGAGCTGATCAAGCAACAATTGGGCAACAGTGTCGAGGTGTTGCACTTCGACGAGGCCTGGTACGCCTACGCGGCCTTTCACGAGTTCTTTGCCGGGCGTTATGGCATGGGCACCTCGCGCACCCCGGACAGCCCGCTGGTGTTTACCACCCACTCGACCCACAAGTTGCTGGCCGCCTTCAGCCAGGCCTCGATGATCCATGTGCAGGATGGCGGCGCACGGCAACTGGACCGCGACCGCTTCAACGAAGCGTTCATGATGCACATCTCCACCTCGCCGCAATACAGCATCATTGCCTCGCTGGACGTGGCCTCGGCAATGATGGAAGGCCCGGCCGGGCGTTCGTTGTTGCAGGAAATGTTTGACGAGGCCCTGAGCTTTCGGCGTGCCCTGGCCAACTTGCGCCAGCACATCGCTGCTGAGGATTGGTGGTTCTCCATCTGGCAGCCGCCTTCGGTGGCGGGCATCGACCGGGTCGTTACGGCTGACTGGCTGCTGCACCCGCAGGATGACTGGCATGGCTTTGGCGATGTGGCCGAAGATTACGTACTGCTCGACCCGATCAAAGTGACCCTGGTGATGCCCGGCCTGAGCGCCGATGGCGCCTTGAGCGACTGCGGGATTCCCGCCGCAGTGGTCAGTAAATTCCTCTGGGAGCGTGGGCTGGTGGTGGAAAAGACCGGGCTGTATTCCTTCCTCGTGTTGTTTTCCATGGGCATAACCAAAGGTAAATGGAGTACCTTGCTCACCGAATTACTGGAGTTCAAGCGCAGCTATGACGCGAATGTGAGCTTGGCAAGCTGCTTGCCATCGGTGTTTGCCCAGGGCCCAGCGCGCTATCAAGGCCTGGGCTTACGCAACCTGTGCGATCAATTACACGGCTGTTACCGTGGCAATGCCACGGCCAAACACCTCAAGCGGATGTACACGGTATTGCCGGAAATCGCCATGAAGCCGGCCGACGCCTACGACCAATTGGTCAGGGGGGAAGTGGAGGCGGTTTCCATCGATGCCTTGCCAGGGCGCATCGCTGCCGTGATGCTGGTGCCTTATCCGCCGGGCATTCCGTTGATCATGCCGGGCGAGCGCTTTACCGAGTCGACGCGATCGATCATCGACTACCTGGCTTTTGCCCGGACGTTCGATAGCAGCTTTCCCGGTTTTGTCGCTGATGTTCATGGGTTGCAACACGAAGACGATGGCAATGGTCGTTGTTACACCGTCGATTGCATCAAGGGTTAA
- a CDS encoding GNAT family N-acetyltransferase, whose amino-acid sequence MNPKYPGLSVRVADEGFDAYVWGNDFSFEVNAYGVPQMGQRVEQWPVERIVPYRKCYGIDPEEFASFRDAPDSAIFMAYLDDRAVGHVVVSTNWNGFAHVDELAVALPARRHGVAKALLDVAQFWSRKKNLPGMMLETQNNNLGACRLYERCGYVMGGIDQLRYRGIDPQTREVAIFWYRLFKSELETA is encoded by the coding sequence ATGAACCCGAAGTACCCGGGGCTCAGTGTGCGGGTCGCTGACGAAGGCTTTGATGCCTACGTGTGGGGCAATGATTTCAGCTTTGAAGTCAACGCCTACGGCGTGCCACAGATGGGCCAGCGCGTGGAACAATGGCCCGTGGAGCGCATCGTGCCGTATCGCAAGTGTTATGGCATCGACCCGGAAGAATTCGCCAGTTTCCGCGATGCACCGGACAGTGCGATCTTCATGGCCTATCTGGATGACCGTGCGGTGGGGCATGTTGTGGTCAGCACCAACTGGAATGGCTTTGCCCACGTCGACGAACTGGCGGTGGCCTTGCCGGCGCGGCGCCATGGTGTGGCGAAAGCGTTGCTGGACGTGGCGCAGTTCTGGAGCCGCAAGAAAAACCTGCCGGGCATGATGCTCGAAACCCAGAACAACAACCTCGGCGCGTGCCGCCTGTATGAGCGTTGCGGGTACGTGATGGGCGGGATTGATCAACTGCGTTATCGCGGGATTGATCCACAAACCCGCGAAGTGGCGATCTTTTGGTATCGGTTATTCAAGTCAGAGTTGGAAACGGCCTGA
- a CDS encoding LysR substrate-binding domain-containing protein translates to MRLRHIEVIQAILQTGHLGTAAEWLQLPVGDVDATLKDAEQQLGFMLFASVRGRLQATRETLELQAQIAHLYEALEPVQRLASRLKHHHAPTLRALCTPPLANQLLPQSIALLRRRFQDTPCNLSSQPTREIVRSLLLHEADVGLSLHDPQHPQIQSTVLAEGKLQLLAPHGWLKPKQKYIALQDLAGQSMIGLEGHDPLSRLLDAKLHALRPLPVVQTRVQTYQMMRSMVEAGEGLAVVDPFTAFGAREVGLDSCPLSPPIPVILYALTLKDAEPTPALNALAPNVSQQRRSGRFQL, encoded by the coding sequence ATGCGTTTACGTCATATCGAAGTGATTCAGGCCATCTTGCAGACCGGACACCTCGGCACGGCCGCCGAATGGTTGCAACTCCCCGTGGGCGACGTGGATGCAACCCTCAAGGACGCCGAGCAGCAATTGGGCTTCATGCTGTTTGCCAGTGTGCGCGGGCGTTTGCAGGCAACCCGTGAAACCCTTGAGCTGCAGGCACAAATCGCCCACCTCTACGAAGCACTGGAACCGGTACAACGCTTGGCCAGTCGCTTGAAACACCACCATGCCCCCACACTGCGCGCCTTGTGCACCCCGCCCCTGGCCAATCAACTGTTGCCGCAAAGTATCGCGCTGCTGCGTCGACGGTTCCAGGACACGCCGTGCAACCTGTCGAGCCAACCGACGCGGGAAATTGTCAGGAGCCTGCTCCTGCACGAAGCCGATGTGGGCCTGAGCCTGCATGACCCGCAACACCCGCAAATCCAAAGCACTGTGCTGGCCGAGGGCAAACTGCAACTGCTCGCGCCCCATGGCTGGCTCAAACCCAAGCAAAAGTACATCGCGCTGCAGGACCTGGCCGGGCAGTCGATGATCGGGCTTGAGGGGCATGACCCGCTGAGCCGCCTGCTGGACGCCAAGCTGCACGCTCTGCGCCCACTGCCAGTGGTGCAGACGCGGGTGCAGACCTACCAGATGATGCGCAGCATGGTGGAAGCCGGGGAAGGCCTGGCGGTTGTCGACCCGTTCACCGCTTTTGGCGCGCGGGAGGTCGGGCTGGATAGTTGCCCGTTATCGCCACCCATTCCTGTCATCCTCTACGCATTGACGTTGAAGGACGCTGAACCCACGCCTGCGCTGAACGCGCTCGCGCCAAACGTCAGCCAACAGCGACGTTCAGGCCGTTTCCAACTCTGA
- the gspG gene encoding type II secretion system major pseudopilin GspG: protein MSGNTATIGSVHTQHGFTRWAVLVVLVIIGLLALAVGPRLFGDVTLAEIAQAKAQVSELGRAVERFHQDTGRYPTDEEGLEALTTRLVGEAKWKGPYVNEDLLNDPWGIAYQYHYPPTQPNTPFDLFSFGKDRTLGGVGDNKDITYGDN from the coding sequence ATGTCCGGCAATACCGCAACAATTGGCAGCGTGCACACCCAGCATGGCTTTACGCGTTGGGCGGTGCTGGTGGTGTTGGTCATTATCGGGTTGCTGGCCCTGGCGGTGGGGCCACGGCTGTTCGGCGATGTCACGCTGGCAGAAATAGCCCAGGCGAAGGCCCAGGTGAGCGAATTGGGCAGGGCGGTCGAACGGTTTCATCAAGACACCGGTCGCTACCCCACGGATGAAGAGGGATTGGAGGCATTGACCACGCGACTTGTTGGCGAGGCGAAATGGAAAGGCCCCTACGTTAACGAAGACTTGCTGAATGACCCTTGGGGCATTGCCTACCAGTACCACTACCCGCCAACCCAGCCGAACACGCCCTTCGACCTGTTTTCATTCGGCAAAGACCGCACCCTGGGCGGCGTAGGCGACAACAAGGATATTACCTACGGCGACAACTGA
- a CDS encoding NADPH-dependent FMN reductase yields MSKVYTIAVLVGSLRKESINRKVALALAELAPANLKLNIVEIGDLPLYNEDLDGASPPAAYSTLRKQVSSSDAVLFVTPEYNRSVPAALKNAIDVGSRPYGQSAWSGKPGAVISVSPGAIGGFGANHHLRQSLVFLNVPCMQQPEAYLGGAGSAFDEAGKLSEKTKPFLQAFVDAYGVWVEKQLG; encoded by the coding sequence ATGAGCAAGGTCTACACGATTGCCGTACTGGTTGGCAGCTTGAGAAAAGAGTCGATCAACCGCAAGGTCGCCCTGGCCTTGGCCGAACTGGCCCCAGCCAATCTGAAGTTGAACATTGTGGAAATTGGCGATTTGCCGCTCTACAACGAGGACCTCGACGGGGCATCACCGCCCGCAGCCTACAGTACTTTGCGCAAACAGGTGAGTTCATCCGACGCGGTGTTGTTTGTGACCCCGGAATATAACCGCTCAGTGCCGGCGGCGTTGAAGAATGCGATTGATGTGGGGTCGCGGCCTTATGGGCAAAGTGCCTGGAGTGGTAAGCCTGGGGCGGTCATCAGTGTGTCGCCGGGGGCCATTGGTGGGTTTGGTGCTAACCACCATTTGCGCCAGTCCCTGGTGTTTCTCAATGTGCCTTGTATGCAACAGCCGGAGGCTTATCTGGGTGGGGCGGGGAGTGCCTTTGATGAGGCGGGTAAATTGTCGGAGAAGACCAAGCCGTTTTTGCAGGCGTTTGTTGATGCCTATGGGGTGTGGGTGGAGAAGCAGTTGGGGTGA
- the poxB gene encoding ubiquinone-dependent pyruvate dehydrogenase, giving the protein MAKINLAQQLATTLEQAGIKRIWGLTGDSLNGLTDALRTMDSIEWMHVRHEEVAAFAAGAEAAATGELTVCAGSCGPGNLHLINGLFDCHRNHVPVLAIAAQIPSSEIGLNYFQETHPQELFKECSHFIELVTNPEQMPQVLHRAMRSAILNRGVAVVVIPGDVSLLEVEDKLKPWPALHAPRTLPAEQDLQRLTEILQSSQKVTLLCGSGCAGAHDQVVALADALGAPVVHALRGKEHVEWDNPFDVGMTGLIGFSSGYHAMLNCDTLIMLGTDFPYRQFYPTDAKIIQVDRNPQALGRRATLDLGIAADVSETLDALLPRLTRKADRSFLDTSLKHYEKARQGLDDLAQPSKPDRPIHPQYVARLLSELADDDAIFTADVGSPTVWAARYLKMNGKRRLIGSFNHGSMANAMPQAIGAQAAFPGRQVISMSGDGGFAMLMGDFISLAQLKLPVKVIVFDNSSLGFVAMEMKAAGYLDTGTELKNPDFAAMSNAMGILGIRVEQSEDLEPALRRALAHDGPVLVDVVTATQELVMPPTIKLEQAKGFSLYMLKAVMSGRGDEVIELARTNWLR; this is encoded by the coding sequence ACGAAGAGGTCGCCGCGTTCGCCGCCGGTGCCGAAGCCGCCGCCACCGGCGAATTGACGGTGTGCGCCGGCAGCTGCGGGCCGGGTAACCTGCACTTGATCAATGGCCTGTTCGACTGCCATCGCAACCATGTGCCGGTGCTGGCGATTGCGGCGCAAATTCCGTCCTCGGAGATCGGCCTGAACTACTTTCAGGAAACCCATCCTCAGGAGCTGTTCAAGGAGTGCAGCCACTTTATCGAGCTGGTGACCAACCCCGAGCAGATGCCCCAGGTGCTGCACCGCGCGATGCGCTCGGCGATCCTCAACCGTGGCGTGGCGGTGGTGGTGATTCCAGGCGACGTATCGTTGCTGGAAGTGGAAGACAAACTCAAGCCTTGGCCAGCCCTGCACGCACCGCGCACCTTGCCGGCGGAACAGGACCTGCAACGCCTCACCGAGATCCTGCAGAGCAGCCAGAAAGTCACCCTGCTGTGCGGCAGTGGCTGCGCCGGTGCCCACGACCAAGTGGTAGCCCTGGCCGATGCCCTCGGCGCGCCAGTGGTGCACGCCTTGCGCGGTAAAGAGCACGTGGAATGGGACAACCCGTTTGATGTGGGCATGACCGGCCTGATCGGTTTCAGCTCGGGTTACCACGCCATGCTCAACTGCGACACGCTGATCATGCTCGGCACCGACTTCCCCTATCGCCAGTTCTACCCCACCGACGCGAAAATCATCCAGGTCGACCGCAACCCGCAGGCGCTCGGGCGCCGGGCCACGCTGGACCTGGGCATCGCAGCCGACGTCAGCGAGACCCTCGACGCGCTGCTGCCACGCCTGACCCGCAAGGCTGATCGCAGCTTCCTCGACACCTCGTTGAAGCATTACGAGAAAGCCCGCCAAGGCCTGGACGACTTGGCGCAGCCGTCGAAACCCGACCGGCCGATCCACCCGCAATACGTCGCGCGGTTGCTCAGCGAATTGGCGGATGACGATGCCATCTTCACTGCCGACGTCGGCTCACCCACCGTGTGGGCTGCGCGCTATTTAAAGATGAATGGCAAACGCCGCCTGATCGGCTCGTTCAACCACGGCTCGATGGCCAATGCCATGCCGCAGGCCATTGGCGCCCAGGCAGCCTTTCCTGGGCGACAGGTGATTTCGATGTCCGGCGACGGTGGCTTCGCCATGTTAATGGGCGACTTCATCTCGTTGGCGCAATTGAAACTGCCAGTCAAAGTCATCGTGTTCGATAACTCGTCACTGGGTTTCGTCGCCATGGAAATGAAAGCCGCCGGTTACCTGGACACCGGTACCGAGCTGAAAAACCCGGATTTCGCTGCCATGTCCAACGCCATGGGCATCCTCGGCATTCGCGTGGAGCAGTCCGAAGACCTCGAACCGGCCTTACGCCGTGCCCTCGCCCATGACGGCCCGGTGCTGGTCGACGTGGTCACAGCCACTCAGGAACTGGTGATGCCGCCGACAATCAAGCTCGAACAGGCCAAGGGGTTCAGCCTGTATATGCTCAAGGCGGTGATGAGCGGGCGCGGCGATGAAGTGATCGAACTGGCGCGCACCAACTGGTTGCGCTGA